A single Metarhizium brunneum chromosome 5, complete sequence DNA region contains:
- the CGPB gene encoding Cutinase palindrome-binding protein — MSHDPPPPPPPSGNFYGFSPFNLNDLNNAQNSPFPAGGPSNHDLMSFFDDADMMDPFGDVSMNIDSGNGAQVMPVPSSMPANTNEDVAMMNDADAQASSSNAAQPQDDPLAMAVEKVPGAGPLPPRTFAQMSLNGGGSSGSASASTLTDFTKRRNWPAKVVEELKDFLHILDANGRIKYASSSIFGISGYTAAEVQDVFLKDLIHPDDQGVFVAELNESIASGSPLRMFYRFKTKSGNYTVLETVGHAHIAAARFAPNPNNQSPFCQAVFMMSRTYPTKNAGLLDSFLEHKMENERLRRRISELRREEEAETEESNRQWVQSQEGRSDMTPSETTGTSTPFFRNASSTSDMQADGSALTRENLEGVAAGRNSDSLGDKMARYEGSTHAETIELLTGLRYLEGERSRGITTGGSSPTLIRGDAGIAIPIDRDARAGEKKKKLKTAEEYVCTDCGTLDSPEWRKGPNGPKTLCNACGLRWAKKEKKKTNASQKGAVADQMMG; from the exons ATGTCCCACGACCCCCCTCCACCTCCGCCACCCTCTGGCAATTTCTATGGGTTTTCGCCATTCAACTTGAACGATTTGAACAATGCACAGAACTCTCCG TTTCCCGCCGGCGGGCCATCTAATCATGATTTAATGTCCTTCTTCGATGACGCAGATATGATGGATCCCTTTGGCGACGTATCCATGAACATTGACTCGGGAAACGGCGCACAAGTCATGCCCGTACCCAGTTCAATGCCTGCCAATACAAACGAAGACGTCGCTATGATGAACGATGCCGACGCGCAAGCTTCTTCCTCGAACGCTGCTCAACCACAGGATGATccgctggccatggcggttGAGAAGGTGCCCGGAGCTGGCCCTCTACCGCCCCGTACTTTCGCCCAGATGAGTCTCAACGGTGGCGGTAGCAGTGGAAGTGCAAGCGCAAGCACATTGACCGACTTTACAAAACGGAGAAATTGGCCGGCCaaggtggtggaggagctgAAGGACTTTCTACATatcctcgacgccaacggCCGAATCAAGTATGCGTCCAGTAGCATTTTTGGCATTTCGGGATATACAGCCGCCGAGGTTCAAGATGTGTTTTTGAAGGATCTGATCCATCCAGACGACCAGGGAGTTTTTGTTGCGGAACTGAACGAATCCATCGCCTCTGGTAGTCCTCTGCGAATGTTCTACAGATTCAAGACTAAGTCTGGCAACTATACTGTCCTGGAAACTGTCGGCCACGCCCATATCGCGGCGGCAAGATTTGCGCCGAACCCGAATAATCAATCGCCTTTCTGCCAAGCTGTCTTTATGATGTCCAGGACGTACCCGACCAAGAATGCTGGGCTTCTTGACTCATTTTTAGAGCACAAGATGGAGAACGAGCGGCTGCGACGCCGCATTTCAGAGCTTCggagagaagaggaagccgAAACTGAGGAATCGAACCGTCAATGGGTGCAGAGTCAAGAAGGCCGGTCTGACATGACACCGTCCGAGACCACAGGAACATCCACCCCGTTTTTCCGCAACGCTAGTTCGACAAGCGATATGCAAGCAGACGGATCCGCACTTACAAGAGAAAATCTTGAAGGTGTTGCGGCAGGCCGAAACTCGGACTCTCTGGGCGATAAGATGGCGCGCTACGAAGGAAGTACGCATGCGGAGACAATAGAACTGTTAACCGGGCTGCGTTATCTTGAAGGGGAACGCAGTAGAGGAATCACGACGGGTGGCAGCAGCCCAACGCTCATCAGGGGCGATGCCGGCATTGCGATCCCCATCGATCGAGATGCCAGAGcaggcgagaagaagaagaagttgaagacggcggagGAATATGTCTGCACAGATTGCG GGACTCTGGACTCCCCGGAATGGCGAAAGGGGCCCAACGGACCGAAAACGCTTTGCAATGCCTGTGGCTTACGATGGGCtaagaaggaaaagaagaagaccaatGCGTCACAAAAAGGAGCCGTGGCGGACCAAATGATGGGATAA
- the rad50 gene encoding DNA repair protein rad50, which produces MSRIDKLSISGVRSFSPSVREAIQFNTPLTLIVGYNGSGKTTIIECLKYATTGELPPNSKGGAFIHDPKLCGEKEVMAQVKLQFRSINDRQHVATRSLQLTVKKTTRSQKTLDCSLVVVNNGERTTTSTRQAQLDEMIPERLGVSPAILDAVIFCHQDESLWPLSEPAALKKRFDEIFEALKYTKAIDNLKVLRKKHVEQLGKLQNDEAHNKANKDRGERAEKRMTGLQAEIEDAREKCETLSAEMQETQDKIRRKHEQANSFLQIVQNLGNKKEQLEYRQDAVNELKQTFEELHEDDASLETALAQYENSMERYREEAEQSKSQYNDLQQELADSRKNLSTKLSEQGKNQSDKDKYERQVKARMEMVQEAAVTHGFRGYDGDLTEQHVKSFNEKIQKLLAEKKRDLERLQKENATELDKATGVITELEGRKAARTQDRVSAKQRIGAIEKRTSVLQNEASLIDVDEGAKAILDGQLEDIGARFSRAQTQMEQANWDKQISDENDKLWQLETENEKLGRELVECTRLASERAQLDYRKKEVADRKRKLETLTNTWKSKLAAAIGGDWELDTLETKFHTALTQQNKALQDARRSLEQTKQKQQKIEYRLKNARESQETKSREAETCKKQVLTALHEVRDGAVIDDYKEEVGSVEQQVEDYRNELSLFDALVDYYNKCKRMLESKKRCLLCERHFDDGQSASLDRLSKKIEKNLDPKGKVDVEKDLKEAMAGLESLRKVRSSYDTYQRLTAELPSIRDECKAIESEYDVLERQLEEHESRVAGEDGRVRDLDDLSKTVSGISQLMKDIQDSESQVDRIMSQQLSGGTTRSADEIHELQASIGEQMRGLKNRVAKLTTDRQRMKDQLGSLELERSELRNKIGKAVGQLDKKNDIQNQIQALRDDMTHQRETIQRADEELEKVEPSIVDARSARDDTLQRGRAKEQVIVDERDAIANSVSEIKMLDNDIQDYIDRGGPSNLASNLRAIAALEKSISNTEKDIADLTVRANKLKQDIDSGDRMKKNISDNLHYRKHLRQLEVLRGEIEELEDRNAHEDYERLQSEARSLENQSNRLLAERGSVMGTMKTKDEELGRLLQEWEMDYKGAKQKYRESHIRVETTKAAIEDLAQCGAAVDKAVMQFHSMKMAEVNRIAGELWQSTYQGTDIDTILIRSDNESNSGKRNYNYRLCMVKQDTEMDMRGRCSAGQKVLASIIIRLALAESFGVNCGLIALDEPTTNLDRDNIKSLAESLHMIIKTRQAQSNFQLIVITHDEDFLRHMRCSDFCDSFFRVKRDATQNSVIVRESITKIF; this is translated from the exons ATGTCGAGAATCGACAAACTCTCCATCTCTGGGGTCCGGTCGTTTAGTCCGTCGGTTCGAGAGGCCATCCAATTCAATACGCCCTTGACTTTGATTGTCGGATACAATGGATCTGGAAAGACAACCATTATCGAGTGTCTCAAGTATGCCACCACTGGAGAGCTGCCGCCAAACAGCAAAGGCGGTGCATTCATTCATGACCCCAAA CTCTGTGGAGAGAAAGAGGTCATGGCCCAGGTCAAGTTACAATTTCGTTCCATCAACGACCGCCAGCATGTCGCTACCCGCAGCCTACAGCTGACGGTTAAGAAAACGACTCGTTCGCAGAAAACTCTTGACTGTTCTCTTGTCGTAGTGAACAATGGCGAGCGAACAACGACTTCCACAAGGCAGGCTCAGCTTGATGAAATGATCCCGGAGAGACTCGGCGTCTCACCCGCTATCCTTGATGCTGTCATCTTTTGTCACCAGGACGAGTCTTTGTGGCCACTTAGCGAACCTGCCGCCCTGAAGAAGCGATTTGACGAAATATTCGAAGCCCTCAAGTAtaccaaggccattgacaaCTTGAAGGTACTTCGCAAGAAGCATGTGGAGCAGTTGGGCAAGCTACAAAACGATGAAGCCCATAACAAGGCAAATAAAGACCGGGGTGAAAGAGCAGAAAAGCGAATGACCGGTTTGCAGGCCGAAATTGAGGATGCTAGGGAAAAGTGCGAGACTCTTTCGGCCGAGATGCAGGAAACTCAGGACAAGATTCGCCGCAAACATGAGCAAGCCAATAGTTTCCTTCAAATTGTTCAAAATCTTGGGAACAAGAAAGAACAACTGGAATACAGACAAGATGCCGTGAACGAGCTGAAACAGACGTTTGAAGAGCTTCATGAGGACGACGCATCGCTTGAGACTGCACTCGCCCAATACGAAAATAGCATGGAGCGATatcgagaagaagcagagcaaAGCAAGTCTCAGTACAACGACTTGCAGCAAGAATTGGCAGATTCGCGCAAGAATTTGTCCACAAAGCTTTCCGAACAGGGCAAAAATCAGTCAGACAAGGATAAATATGAGCGACAAGTAAAAGCTCGCATGGAGATGGTGCAAGAAGCTGCAGTTACACACGGCTTTCGAGGCTACGATGGGGATTTGACAGAACAGCACGTCAAGTCTTTCAACGAAAAGATCCAGAAACTTCTCGCTGAGAAGAAGCGAGACCTTGAGCGTCTGCAGAAGGAGAATGCCACAGAATTGGACAAGGCGACCGGAGTAATTACAGAGTTGGAGGGTCGAAAAGCTGCCAGAACCCAGGACCGCGTGTCGGCAAAGCAACGTATCGGAGCCATTGAAAAGCGCACTAGTGTCCTGCAGAACGAGGCCAGTCTAATTGATGTTGACGAAGGTGCCAAGGCTATCTTGGATGGCCAGCTAGAAGATATTGGTGCACGTTTTAGCAGGGCACAAACTCAGATGGAACAGGCCAACTGGGATAAACAAATCTCTGACGAAAACGACAAGCTATGGCAGCTCGAAACTGAGAACGAGAAGCTTGGCCGAGAACTAGTCGAATGCACTCGTCTCGCTTCTGAAAGAGCGCAACTTGACTATAGGAAGAAGGAGGTCGCAGACAGAAAACGGAAACTCGAGACCCTGACTAATACATGGAAGTCTAAGCTTGCCGCGGCAATCGGCGGTGATTGGGAGCTTGACACACTGGAAACAAAATTTCACACTGCTCTCACCCAGCAAAATAAGGCACTGCAAGACGCTCGACGAAGTCTAGAGCAGACCAAGCAGAAacaacagaaaatcgaatACAGGCTCAAAAATGCCAGGGAGTCCCAAGAGACCAAGTCCCGAGAGGCTGAAACGTGTAAGAAACAAGTTTTGACTGCACTCCATGAGGTCCGAGATGGCGCAGTCATTGATGACTACAAGGAAGAGGTTGGTTCGGTAGAACAACAGGTCGAAGACTATCGCAACGAGTTGAGTCTTTTTGATGCACTTGTAGACTACTACAACAAGTGCAAGCGAATGCTAGAGTCGAAGAAGCGCTGCCTGCTCTGCGAACGACATTTCGACGACGGTCAAAGCGCTAGTTTGGATCGTCTTAGCAAAAAGATCGAAAAGAACCTTGACCCAAAGGGCAAGGTCGACGTGGAGAAGGACCTGAAAGAGGCCATGGCTGGCCTGGAATCACTGCGTAAAGTTCGATCTAGCTACGACACATACCAGCGCCTGACTGCAGAGCTTCCGTCTATACGTGACGAGTGCAAAGCGATTGAGAGCGAATACGACGTCCTCGAACGGCAATTAGAAGAACACGAGTCTAGAGTTGCTGGCGAGGACGGCCGAGTGCGCGACTTGGATGACTTGTCCAAGACTGTTTCAGGTATCTCCCAGCTCATGAAAGATATTCAAGACTCCGAAAGTCAGGTGGACCGCATCATGTCACAACAGTTGTCTGGTGGTACCACTCGAAGCGCTGATGAGATTCATGAGCTGCAGGCTAGTATTGGAGAGCAAATGAGGGGATTGAAAAACCGGGTGGCTAAACTGACTACGGATAGACAGCGCATGAAGGACCAACTAGGCTCCTTAGAGCTGGAAAGAAGTGAACTCAGGAACAAGATTGGCAAGGCGGTTGGCCAATTagacaagaagaatgatATCCAGAATCAAATACAGGCCCTCAGAGACGACATGACTCATCAGCGGGAGACTATCCAACgggccgacgaggagcttgagaagGTAGAACCTAGCATCGTCGATGCTCGATCCGCTCGTGATGACACCCTTCAACGAGGCCGTGCCAAGGAGCAAGTGATTGTCGACGAACGGGACGCGATTGCCAACTCTGTCAGCGAAATAAAAATGCTTGATAATGATATACAGGACTACATTGATCGAGGCGGGCCgtcaaacttggcatccAATCTGCGGGCGATAGCGGCTTTGGAGAAATCTATTAGCAACACTGAAAAGGACATTGCGGACCTCACTGTTCGAGCAAACAAGTTGAAGCAAGACATTGACAGCGGTGACCGTATGAAGAAGAATATCAGCGACAATCTCCACTACCGGAAACATCTGCGACAATTAGAAGTTCTCCGAGGAGAGATTGAAGAACTTGAGGATCGCAACGCTCATGAAGATTACGAACGCCTGCAGAGCGAGGCACGCAGCCTCGAGAACCAATCCAACCGCCTTCTTGCCGAACGAGGATCCGTCATGGGCACTATGAAGACCAAGGATGAAGAGCTAGGCAGGCTATTACAAGAGTGGGAAATGGACTACAAGGGAGCCAAACAGAAATACCGCGAGTCCCATATCCGTGTCGAAACCACCAAAGCCGCCATTGAAGATCTAGCCCAGTGCGGAGCAGCCGTCGACAAAGCCGTCATGCAATTCCActcgatgaagatggcagaAGTCAACCGCATTGCAGGCGAACTCTGGCAGTCCACCTACCAAGGCACAGACATTGACACGATCCTCATTCGCTCCGACAACGAGTCCAACTCGGGCAAGCGCAACTACAACTACCGCCTCTGCATGGTCAAGCAAGACACGGAAATGGACATGCGCGGCCGCTGCTCGGCCGGCCAAAAGGTCCTCGcgagcatcatcatccgCCTCGCCCTTGCAGAGTCCTTTGGCGTAAACTGCGGGCTGATTGCCCTTGATGAGCCGACGACAAATTTGGACCGCGACAACATCAAGAGCTTGGCGGAGTCTCTTCACATGATTATCAAGACGAGGCAGGCGCAGAGTAACTTCCAACTCATTGTGATTACGCACGACGAGGACTTTTTGAGACATATGCGATGTAGTGATTTCTGCGACAGCTTTTTCCGTGTAAAGAGGGACGCGACTCAGAATAGCGTGATTGTCAGGGAGAGCATTACCAAGATCTTTTAA
- the ssh4_1 gene encoding Protein ssh4, which produces MCSGGKNEMNNDPAPRPAQKPQRPERAKNPSWNAYPSSAASSSKQHTYAPPSGPPPSQQQYAAPPGPPPSHHQNEFAPPAGPPPDHKPGYAPPPSNQDWAVPPPEAPPSQKTAEHDWQAVVPDTSLFPPPPAIFSGHDYSPTNNATEEEAEAGEAWCAQHPLTQPLHLDAAAKTALHANNFRLMEPAGFNGKLNWLAPGHWEASTSNNAPDKCIIGYPPLYLVHEHDPTRHGQPKTIYYEVKVRRGNKNNTIAVGFTALPYPSFRLPGWHRGSLAVHSDDGRKYINDRWGGKDFTHAFRKGETLGIGMTFAPTGTPRPDVSVFFTRDGVRAGGWDLHEETDAKQDLPVTGLEGFHDLTCAIGVFDSAEIEVVFDPAKWKYKPT; this is translated from the coding sequence ATGTGCTCCGGAGGGAAAAATGAAATGAACAATGACCCGGCCCCGAGGCCCGCTCAGAAGCCGCAGCGTCCAGAGCGTGCAAAGAATCCCTCGTGGAATGCCTACCCGTCATccgctgcatcatcatcaaaaCAGCACACCTACGCACCACCATCCGGACCACCGCCCAGCCAGCAACAATACGCCGCACCACCGGGTCCGCCACCATCCCATCACCAGAATGAATTCGCGCCTCCAGCAGGACCTCCTCCAGACCACAAGCCCGGATACGCACCGCCTCCTTCTAACCAGGACTGGGCAGTCCCTCCTCCCGAGGCCCCTCCGTCCCAGAAGACAGCCGAGCACGACTGGCAAGCCGTGGTGCCCGACACGTCTCTCTTCCCTCCTCCGCCGGCCATCTTCAGCGGACACGACTACTCGCCCACAAATAATGCTACggaggaagaagcagaagccgGCGAGGCCTGGTGTGCGCAGCATCCTCTCACCCAGCCCCTGCAtctcgacgccgcggccaagacggccctCCACGCAAACAACTTCCGCCTCATGGAGCCCGCCGGCTTCAACGGCAAGCTAAACTGGCTGGCACCCGGCCACTGGGAGGCCTCGACATCAAACAACGCCCCGGACAAATGCATCATCGGCTACCCGCCGCTGTACCTCGTCCACGAGCACGACCCCACGCGCCACGGCCAGCCCAAAACCATTTACTACGAGGTCAAGGTCCGCCgcggcaacaagaacaaCACCATAGCCGTGGGTTTCACCGCCCTCCCCTACCCGTCCTTCCGCCTCCCGGGCTGGCACCGCGGCAGCCTGGCCGTCCACTCAGACGACGGCCGCAAGTACATCAACGACCGATGGGGCGGCAAGGACTTCACGCACGCGTTCCGCAAGGGCGAGACGCTGGGGATCGGAATGACCTTTGCGCCGACCGGCACGCCGCGCCCCGACGTgtccgtcttcttcaccagGGACGGCGTCCGCGCCGGCGGCTGGGACCTGCACGAGGAGACGGACGCCAAGCAGGACTTGCCGGTGACGGGGCTGGAAGGCTTCCACGACTTGACCTGCGCCATTGGCGTCTTTGACAGCGCCGAAATCGAGGTCGTCTTTGATCCTGCCAAGTGGAAGTATAAGCCTACGTAG
- the fc-sdr_2 gene encoding Short-chain dehydrogenase/reductase — protein MFKHLIDQLSQLYPPKPLFTEFELPDLKEKVYIVTGANTGVGKELSRILYSKNARIYMAARSQEKTLSAISEIKSSLPSSTGDLIFLPLDLADLTTIASSARQFLDREPKLHVLFNNAGVMNPPKGSATKQGYELQLGVNNLGTFLFTKLLSQRLVETAAAEEPGTVRVIWVASSAAEAPVVPRGGVDMKDIGRRLDKSEFTSYALSKAGNYLHAVEMAKRFRDKGVLSIALNPGNLDSELWRTQTAFMSRMLKTFVLHPPKFGAYTELFAGLSPAVTLDRSGHWVGPWGRFLTIRGDLKKAAEDGNSEAFWNWTEEQVQQYETPAN, from the exons ATGTTCAAGCATCTCATCGACCAACTGTCGCAACTCTACCCCCCCAAACCACTCTTTACAGAATTCGAACTCCCTGATCTCAAAGAAAAG GTATACATCGTCACGGGCGCCAACACAGGCGTGGGCAAAGAACTCTCCCGCATCCTCTACTCCAAAAACGCACGCATATACATGGCCGCGCGCTCCCAGGAAAAGACCCTCTCCGCCATATCGGAAATTAAATcctccctcccctcctccacCGGCGACCTCATCTTCCTGCCCCTCGACCTCGCCGACTTGACCACCATTGCCTCCTCGGCGCGCCAGTTCCTCGACCGCGAGCCCAAGCTCCACGTGCTCTtcaacaacgccggcgtCATGAACCCGCCCAAGGGGTCCGCCACGAAACAAGGCTACGAACTGCAGTTGGGCGTCAACAACCTCGGCACGTTCCTCTTCACCAAGCTCCTCTCGCAGCGCCTTGTCGAgacggccgccgccgaggagccCGGCACCGTGCGCGTCATCTGGGTCGCTTCGTCCGCCGCCGAAGCACCCGTGGTGCcccgcggcggcgtcgacatgaAGGACATTGGCCGACGCCTCGACAAGTCCGAGTTCACGAGCTATGCGCTCAGCAAGGCCGGCAACTATCTGCACGCCGTGGAGATGGCGAAGCGGTTTCGGGACAAGGGCGTGCTGAGCATCGCCTTGAACCCGGGCAATTTGGACTCGGAGCTGTGGAGGACGCAGACGGCGTTTATGTCGAGGATGCTCAAGACGTTTGTGCTGCATCCGCCCAAGTTCGGCGCCTATACTGAGTTGTTTGCCGGGTTGTCGCCCGCAGTCACCTTGGATCGGTCCGGTCATTGGG TTGGGCCCTGGGGTCGATTTCTGACTATACGGGGGGActtgaagaaggccgccgaggatggcaaCTCCGAGGCATTTTGGAATTGGACTGAGGAGCAAGTCCAGCAGTATGAGACACCGGCAAATTAA
- the VCX1_4 gene encoding Vacuolar calcium ion transporter, with product MTQSSSDPPDIDRKRPGASAKAYGGLDALSNQQHTATNATSILLTESSSSANVGDATSAAFGHNKNNGNSSRSLGGSVVFHEKARPTESDANYLGALPENTAPATSTQGDRQGSIVEIKEGGIDKDTTHKSDAINDNTGDDGASRKKKRTFLEELRRSFWLVATYSWLNVLLVFVPVGIVVANIHGVHGGIVFAMNCIAVIPLAGLLSHATESVASKMGDSLGALLNVTFGNAVELIIFIIALVKNQIRIVQASLLGSILANLLLILGMGFFLGGLRFREQIYNSTVTQMSACLLSLSVISLVLPTAFHASFSDDKLADAQSLKISRGTSVILLLVYIIYLLFQLKSHAYMYESTPQHIVDAESTPGPAAAWLDTSSSSDDDSSSSSDSDSSGHSRDTIGRKMKKVLRNGIRRKSSLASMDTADARAMRNGSVGTGNPSSNEESISEASSSRKPYFPRMLSTDDGDSTDDEKTGRHRKHRMRRHSRRKHKKRDRKKQDHDSKEQASSVQPENGVLAGGESEPRRVDFAIPAQLDASSGAAAESGNESANTKRPFQGFRSLSVKNLAPSVFVQNPNTLVAAPPTPAGPVPRVRYGIRRTNSLPDRLGQHQQIRAPGAMWPAQIPLMSLNTAAAATKKLNNDDDDEEYLTRWASVILLLVSTGLVAVCAEFLVDSIKEVTETSSLGEVFIGLIILPIVGNAAEHVTAVTVAMKNKMDLAIGVAVGSSIQIALFVTPLVVILGWIMDKEMTLYFTLFETVCLFVSAFIVNFLVLDGRSNYLEGALLCAVYIIIAVVAFFYPDPKDASSWGS from the exons ATGACACAATCCTCTTCTGATCCTCCTGATATAGACAGAAAACGTCCTGGTGCATCAGCAAAAGCCTATGGAGGGCTTGACGCTTTGTCCAATCAACAGCATACGGCCACCAACGCCACTTCAATCCTCCTAACTGAGTCGTCCTCCAGCGCCAATGTCGGTGACGCGACTTCTGCTGCTTTCGGGCACAACAAGAACAATGGCAACTCCTCACGCAGTCTTGGTGGCTCCGTCGTCTTCCATGAAAAGGCCCGGCCTACTGAGTCTGATGCCAACTACCTCGGAGCTCTCCCTGAGAACACTGCGCCTGCCACATCTACGCAAGGTGATAGGCAAGGGTCCATCGTAGAGATCAAAGAAGGAGGTATTGACAAGGACACTACACACAAATCAGACGCCATCAATGATAATACgggagatgatggtgccTCACGGAAGAAGAAACGAACCTTTCTCGAAGAGCTCCGTAGATCCTTCTGGCTCGTTGCTACGTACAGCTGGCTCAACGTCCTGTTGGTCTTTGTGCCCGTTGGAATCGTGGTTGCCAACATCCATGGCGTGCACGGCGGCATAGTCTTTGCTATGAACTGCATTGCCGTCATACCTCTCGCAGGATTGCTTAGCCATGCAACCGAATCTGTTGCCAGTAAAATGGGTGACTCCCTCGGCGCCTTGCTCAATGTGACTTTTGGCAATGCTGTCGAGCTCATCATTTTCATTATTGCATTGGTTAAGAACCAGATTCGCATTGTGCAGGCATCGCTTCTTGGCTCCATCTTGGCGAATCTGCTGCTCATCCTTGGCATGGGGTTCTTCCTTGGCGGCCTTCGCTTTCGGGAACAG ATCTACAATAGCACCGTCACACAGATGAGCGCTTGTCTACTGAGTCTCAGCGTTATTAGCCTGGTGCTCCCT ACGGCGTTTCACGCATCTTTCAGCGACGATAAGCTTGCAGATGCCCAATCTCTCAAAATAAGTCGCGGGACCAGTGTA ATCTTGCTTCTTGTTTATATCATCTATCTGTTGTTTCAGCTAAAGTCTCATGCCTACATGTATGAATCCACTCCTCAACATATTGTGGATGCCGAGTCGACACCTGGTCCTGCTGCAGCCTGGTTGGATACCTCAAGCAGCTCAGATGACGATAGTTCCTCCAGTTCGGACTCGGATTCGTCCGGACATTCCCGGGACACCATTGGCCGGAAAATGAAGAAGGTCTTACGGAATGGAATACGTCGCAAGTCGTCGCTTGCCTCGATGGACACGGCTGATGCCAGAGCTATGCGAAACGGCTCCGTTGGGACGGGAAACCCAAGCTCCAACGAAGAGTCCATTTCTGAAGCATCGTCGTCTCGCAAGCCATATTTCCCCCGAATGCTCTCGACTGATGACGGTGATTCTACAGATGATGAAAAGACTGGCCGGCATCGAAAGCACCGAATGCGTCGACACTCACGTCGCAAGCATAAGAAGAGAGACCGCAAGAAGCAGGATCATGATTCCAAGGAACAAGCTTCCAGTGTACAGCCTGAGAATGGTGTGCTAGCTGGTGGTGAGTCTGAACCACGCCGGGTAGATTTTGCCATTCCCGCCCAACTGGATGCTTCGTCTGGTGCGGCGGCGGAAAGTGGTAATGAGtccgccaacaccaagcgGCCGTTTCAAGGTTTCCGTTCACTCTCTGTCAAGAACCTCGCCCCAAGCGTCTTTGTACAGAACCCAAACACGCTGGTTGCCGCCCCTCCCACACCAGCTGGACCTGTCCCTCGCGTTCGATACGGTATTCGCCGCACCAACTCGTTGCCTGACCGCCTTGGCCAACATCAGCAAATTCGCGCGCCTGGTGCTATGTGGCCGGCCCAGATTCCCCTTATGTCTCTAAATACAGCCGCTGCAGCCACCAAGAAACTCAAcaacgatgatgatgatgaggagtACTTGACTCGCTGGGCCTCTGTCATACTTCTTCTTGTCAGCACTGGGTTGGTTGCGGTCTGTGCCGAGTTTCTCGTTGACTCTATCAAGGAGGTCACCGAAACCTCGAGTCTTGGAGAAGTCTTTATTGGCCTAATTATCCTCCCTATAGTAGGTAACGCGGCAGAACACGTTACGGCTGTCACGGTGGCGATGAAGAACAAAATGGACCTCGCCATTGGCGTTGCGGTTGGCAGTTCGATTCAGATTGCTCTGTTTGTAACACCCCTGGTGGTCATTTTGggatggatcatggacaaGGAAATGACGTTGTACTTCACCTTGTTTGAAACTGTGTGTCTGTTTGTTTCGGCCTTCATCGTCAATTTTCTGGTTCTGGACGGCCGCAGCAATTACTTGGAAGGCGCACTTTTGTGTGCTGTCTACATCATCATTGCTGTGGTTGCATTCTTCTATCCAGATCCAAAGGACGCAAGTTCATGGGGCAGCTAA